One genomic window of Cellulophaga sp. Hel_I_12 includes the following:
- a CDS encoding acyl-CoA dehydrogenase family protein → MKTIEKDNLLRGGQFLVKETNCEDIFTLEDLSEEQKMMRESTKEFVDRELWSNWERFEKKDYKFTEECMRKAGELGLLSVAVPESYGGMGMGFVSTMLVCDYISGATGSFSTAFGAHTGIGTLPITLYGTEEQKQKYIPKLASGEWFGAYCLTEPGAGSDANSGKTKAVLSADGKHYSITGQKMWISNAGFCSMFIVFARIEDDKNITGFIVENDPSNGITMGDEEKKLGIHSSSTRQVFFNETKVPVANMLSERENGFKIAMNALNVGRIKLAAACLDAQRRVIDEATKYANERIQFQTPIINFGAIKAKIANMATNCYADESASYRAAKNIEDRISMREAAGNTHQEAELKGVEEYAIECSILKVAVSEDVQNCTDEGIQIFGGMGFSADTPMESAWRDARIARIYEGTNEINRMLAVGMLVKKAMKGHVDLLGPATKVGEELMGIPSFDTPDFSELFAEEKDLVKRLKKVFLMVAGSAVQKYGPELENHQQLMLAASDILIEVYMAESTILRTEKNAKRFGEAAQATQIAMSKLYLYSATETVIQKGKEAIISFAEGDEQRMMLMGLKRFTKYTNNPNVVALRTQIADKVAADNGYTFD, encoded by the coding sequence ATGAAAACAATAGAAAAAGACAATTTACTAAGAGGAGGACAATTTCTAGTAAAAGAAACCAATTGCGAAGATATATTTACGCTTGAAGATTTGTCTGAAGAGCAAAAAATGATGCGTGAAAGCACCAAAGAATTCGTTGATCGCGAACTTTGGTCCAATTGGGAGCGCTTTGAGAAAAAAGATTATAAATTTACCGAAGAATGCATGCGTAAGGCCGGTGAACTTGGCTTATTGAGCGTTGCGGTTCCAGAGTCTTATGGAGGAATGGGAATGGGCTTTGTCTCTACCATGCTTGTTTGTGACTATATTTCAGGAGCAACAGGTTCTTTCAGCACCGCTTTTGGGGCGCATACAGGTATCGGAACCTTACCTATTACCTTGTACGGTACAGAAGAACAAAAGCAAAAATATATTCCAAAATTGGCTTCTGGTGAGTGGTTTGGAGCGTATTGCTTAACAGAGCCAGGTGCTGGATCTGATGCCAACTCTGGAAAAACTAAAGCGGTTTTATCGGCTGATGGAAAGCATTACAGCATTACAGGTCAAAAAATGTGGATTTCAAACGCAGGATTCTGTAGTATGTTCATTGTTTTTGCTCGCATCGAAGACGATAAAAATATTACAGGTTTTATCGTAGAAAACGACCCGAGTAATGGAATCACCATGGGTGATGAAGAAAAGAAATTAGGAATTCACTCCTCTTCTACCCGCCAAGTTTTCTTTAACGAAACAAAAGTACCCGTAGCCAATATGCTGTCGGAGCGCGAAAACGGATTCAAAATTGCTATGAATGCTTTAAATGTTGGTAGAATTAAATTAGCAGCAGCCTGTTTAGATGCCCAACGAAGAGTGATTGATGAGGCTACCAAATATGCCAACGAAAGAATTCAGTTTCAAACACCTATTATAAATTTTGGCGCTATTAAAGCAAAAATAGCAAATATGGCTACCAATTGTTATGCAGATGAGTCTGCATCTTACAGAGCTGCAAAAAACATTGAAGACCGAATTTCCATGCGTGAAGCTGCGGGTAACACACACCAAGAAGCTGAGCTTAAGGGCGTTGAAGAGTACGCTATTGAATGTTCTATTCTTAAAGTAGCAGTATCCGAAGACGTTCAGAATTGTACAGATGAAGGGATTCAAATATTTGGAGGTATGGGCTTTAGTGCAGACACACCTATGGAATCTGCCTGGAGAGATGCCCGTATTGCTAGAATATATGAGGGTACCAACGAAATTAATCGAATGCTTGCTGTTGGTATGTTAGTTAAAAAAGCAATGAAAGGCCATGTGGATCTTTTAGGTCCTGCTACTAAAGTAGGTGAAGAATTAATGGGAATTCCGTCTTTTGATACGCCAGACTTTTCTGAACTCTTTGCAGAAGAAAAAGACTTAGTAAAGCGATTAAAGAAAGTATTTTTAATGGTGGCTGGTTCAGCGGTTCAAAAGTATGGTCCTGAATTAGAGAATCATCAGCAATTAATGCTTGCTGCCTCTGATATTTTAATAGAAGTATATATGGCAGAATCTACTATTTTAAGAACAGAAAAGAATGCAAAACGCTTTGGTGAAGCAGCACAGGCCACTCAAATAGCCATGTCTAAATTATATTTATATAGCGCCACTGAAACCGTCATTCAAAAAGGTAAAGAAGCTATTATTTCTTTTGCTGAGGGCGACGAGCAACGTATGATGTTAATGGGGCTTAAACGTTTCACAAAATATACTAACAACCCTAATGTAGTCGCTTTACGCACGCAAATTGCCGATAAAGTAGCTGCTGATAATGGTTATACCTTTGACTAA
- a CDS encoding acetyl-CoA C-acyltransferase, whose product MKQAYIVKAYRTAVGKAPKGVFRFKRTDELAAETIQHMMSELPQFDKSRIDDVIVGNAMPEGSQGLNMARFISLIGLDSVDVAGVTVNRFCASGIETIGMATAKIQAGMAECIIAGGAESMSAVPMTGFKPELNYDTVKSGHEDYYWGMGNTAEAVAKQFKVSREDQDEFAYHSHMKALRAQAEDRFQDQIVPIEVAQTYLDEKGKKATKKYTVTKDEGPRKGTNLEALAGLRPVFAAGGSVTAGNSSQMSDGAAFVLIMSEAMVKELNLEPIARLVNYAAAGVEPRIMGIGPVKAIPKALKQAGLKQNDVELIELNEAFASQSLAVIRELDLNSEIINVNGGAIALGHPLGCTGAKLSVQLFDEMRKRNMKGKYGMVTMCVGTGQGAAGIFEFLS is encoded by the coding sequence ATGAAACAAGCATATATAGTAAAAGCATACAGAACAGCAGTAGGAAAAGCACCAAAAGGGGTTTTTCGTTTTAAGAGAACTGATGAGTTAGCCGCTGAAACTATTCAGCACATGATGTCTGAATTACCTCAGTTTGACAAAAGCCGAATTGACGATGTGATTGTAGGAAATGCGATGCCAGAAGGTTCGCAAGGACTAAACATGGCTCGCTTTATCTCTCTTATTGGTTTAGATAGTGTTGATGTTGCCGGTGTTACCGTCAATCGTTTTTGTGCCTCAGGTATTGAAACTATAGGAATGGCAACCGCAAAAATTCAGGCCGGGATGGCAGAATGTATTATTGCTGGTGGTGCAGAAAGCATGAGCGCTGTCCCTATGACAGGCTTTAAACCAGAATTAAATTATGATACGGTAAAATCTGGCCATGAAGATTATTATTGGGGCATGGGAAATACAGCTGAAGCCGTAGCGAAGCAATTTAAAGTATCGCGTGAAGATCAGGATGAATTTGCCTATCATTCGCACATGAAAGCTTTGAGAGCTCAGGCTGAAGATCGCTTTCAAGATCAAATTGTTCCTATTGAAGTAGCGCAAACCTATTTAGATGAAAAAGGAAAAAAAGCTACGAAAAAATATACGGTAACCAAAGATGAAGGGCCTAGAAAAGGAACAAACTTAGAAGCCTTAGCTGGCTTAAGACCCGTTTTTGCCGCTGGAGGAAGTGTTACTGCAGGGAACTCCTCACAAATGAGTGATGGAGCCGCTTTTGTATTGATTATGAGCGAAGCCATGGTAAAAGAATTAAATTTAGAACCCATCGCCCGTTTAGTGAATTATGCAGCGGCTGGTGTTGAACCGAGAATTATGGGGATCGGACCTGTTAAAGCAATTCCTAAAGCACTAAAACAAGCAGGCTTAAAACAAAATGACGTGGAGTTAATTGAACTTAATGAAGCCTTTGCTTCTCAATCTCTTGCTGTTATTCGAGAACTAGATCTTAATTCAGAAATCATCAATGTAAATGGTGGCGCTATTGCTTTGGGGCATCCTTTAGGCTGTACAGGAGCTAAGCTATCGGTACAATTGTTTGATGAAATGCGTAAAAGAAATATGAAAGGAAAATACGGAATGGTCACCATGTGCGTGGGAACAGGACAAGGAGCGGCAGGTATTTTTGAATTTCTGTCATAA
- a CDS encoding LytTR family DNA-binding domain-containing protein: MIKVVIIEDEIPARKKLKRFLQEVKEPVVIITELDTVASSIEFLKGTEVDLIISDIELLDGNAFEIYQHVTITCPIIFSTAYDQFLMKAFETNGIEYLLKPFSKERFNQAWNKFLTLRKSNTTDDQVLSKIQHILEKKLTTITYKKRFSINTSRGVYFLETENITLFEAHEGVIFAYDTSGKKHLLSETTLKSLEVLVDSSDFFRINRNQMVHKKYVEKIERYTKNTLAIKIRYHQEYVKTSQSTTASFREWIEK, translated from the coding sequence ATGATAAAAGTAGTAATTATTGAGGATGAAATTCCTGCTAGAAAAAAACTTAAAAGATTTCTGCAAGAAGTAAAAGAGCCCGTAGTGATCATCACGGAACTAGATACCGTAGCAAGTTCCATTGAATTTCTGAAGGGAACTGAGGTAGACTTAATAATTTCAGATATTGAATTATTAGACGGTAATGCATTTGAAATATATCAGCACGTGACTATTACATGTCCTATTATTTTTTCAACAGCTTATGATCAATTTTTGATGAAAGCTTTTGAGACTAACGGCATTGAATATCTTCTAAAACCCTTTTCAAAAGAGCGTTTTAACCAAGCTTGGAATAAATTTTTAACCTTAAGAAAATCCAATACGACTGATGATCAAGTGCTGTCGAAAATTCAACATATTCTTGAAAAAAAACTAACGACTATAACTTATAAAAAACGCTTTAGCATCAACACAAGTCGAGGCGTATATTTTTTAGAAACTGAAAACATAACGCTGTTTGAAGCCCATGAAGGCGTTATTTTTGCATATGATACATCTGGAAAAAAACACTTATTGAGCGAAACCACCTTAAAAAGTTTAGAGGTTTTAGTGGATTCCTCAGATTTTTTTAGAATTAATCGCAATCAAATGGTACACAAAAAGTACGTTGAAAAAATAGAGCGATATACTAAAAATACCTTAGCCATCAAAATAAGGTACCACCAAGAATATGTAAAGACAAGCCAAAGCACTACGGCCAGTTTTCGAGAGTGGATAGAAAAATAG
- a CDS encoding sensor histidine kinase encodes MKNIAFEIQRSKYFLLFVFLFAYAQSIQIRFLLRRQLDWYIFTPEAAVVSLVSACILFVILNFFMERWQKSAVFSLQEISKIVSVSVVLFLIVMKVLGLLTALIFDTFERNFNSKTLVLSIGTNLMDAFIYGSFFLAYYYYRKYKKNQIEIATYNQALAETKINQLKAQLNPHFLFNNLNVLDQLIEEDKYQASEFLNEFAEIYRYVLQVSDQKLISIGEELAFVQKYFNLMKHKYGNAYVLEIESESFYGNIVPLTLQLLLENALQHNLGKESTPITIRISIKDVITVTNNSIAKLHPKATSGRALINLKEQYGMLSKSPIEIRRTASNFSVTVPII; translated from the coding sequence ATGAAAAATATTGCATTTGAAATACAACGAAGCAAGTACTTTTTACTGTTTGTTTTTCTATTTGCCTATGCGCAGTCTATACAGATACGCTTTTTGTTAAGACGGCAACTGGATTGGTATATTTTCACTCCTGAAGCTGCCGTGGTATCTTTAGTCTCAGCCTGTATTTTATTTGTGATACTCAATTTTTTTATGGAGCGATGGCAAAAATCAGCGGTATTTAGCCTCCAAGAAATATCAAAAATAGTAAGCGTTTCAGTGGTACTATTTCTGATAGTAATGAAAGTATTAGGTTTACTAACAGCCCTAATCTTTGATACCTTCGAACGAAATTTTAACAGTAAAACGCTGGTATTATCCATAGGCACTAACTTAATGGATGCTTTTATCTATGGGAGTTTTTTTTTAGCGTACTACTATTATCGCAAATATAAAAAGAACCAAATTGAAATAGCCACTTACAACCAAGCGCTGGCAGAGACCAAAATTAACCAGCTTAAGGCACAACTTAATCCTCATTTTTTATTTAATAATCTGAATGTTTTAGATCAATTAATTGAAGAAGATAAATACCAAGCTTCTGAATTCTTAAACGAATTTGCGGAAATATATCGCTATGTTTTACAGGTGTCTGATCAAAAACTAATTTCAATAGGCGAGGAGCTAGCCTTTGTTCAAAAGTACTTTAATTTGATGAAACACAAATATGGGAATGCTTATGTATTGGAAATTGAATCAGAAAGCTTCTATGGAAATATCGTACCCCTAACCTTACAATTGCTCCTTGAGAATGCACTACAGCATAATTTGGGAAAAGAATCAACGCCGATAACCATAAGAATAAGCATTAAGGATGTCATAACAGTTACCAATAATAGCATTGCAAAATTGCATCCAAAAGCCACTTCTGGGAGAGCACTTATTAATTTAAAGGAGCAGTATGGCATGCTTTCAAAAAGCCCTATAGAAATTAGGAGAACTGCATCTAACTTTTCAGTGACCGTGCCTATAATTTGA
- a CDS encoding 3-hydroxyacyl-CoA dehydrogenase/enoyl-CoA hydratase family protein, with protein sequence MNLKNKHIKKIAVIGSGIMGSGIACHFANIGVEVLLLDIIPRELNDKEKAKGLTLEDNAVRNRLVNDSLASALKSKPSPIYHQKFASRITTGNLDDDLSKISKVDWIIEVVVERLDIKKSVFEKIEKYRTPGTLITSNTSGIPIHFMSEGRSEDFQEHFCGTHFFNPARYLNLFEIIPGPKTSPEVLEFLNGYGEQFLGKTSVIAKDTPAFIGNRIGIFSIQSLFHMVKEMGMTVEEVDKLTGPVIGRPKSATFRTVDVVGLDTLVHVANGIADNCKDDEKLDLFKLPGFINTMVENKWLGSKTGQGFYKKERKKDGSSEILTLDLDTMDYRSNKRASFATLELTKSIDKVVDRFKVLVSGKDKAGEFYRKSFAALFAYVSHRIPEISDELYKIDDAMKAGFGWEHGPFQIWDAIGVEKGLEIMKAEGETAADWVTEMLSKDISSFYTVKEGATYFYDIPNTSYAKVPGQDAFIILDNIRKSKEVFKNSGVVVEDLGDGILNVEFQSKMNTIGGDVLAGLNKAIDIAEKDFQGLVVGNQAANFSVGANIGMIFMMAVEQEYDELNMAIKMFQDTMMRMRYSAIPTVAAPHGMALGGGCELSLHADKVVAAAETYIGLVEFGVGVIPGGGGSKEFAVRAQDLFQKGDVELNVLQEYFLTIGMAKVSTSAYEAFDLGILQHGKDIVVVNKDRQIATAKAHAKLMAEAGYTQPIKRSDIKVLGKQALGMFLVGTDAMEDSNYISEHDKKIANKLAYVMAGGDLSEPTLVNEQYLLDLEREAFLSLCTERKTLERIQHMLKTGKPLRN encoded by the coding sequence ATGAATTTGAAAAACAAACACATCAAAAAAATAGCTGTAATTGGCTCAGGAATAATGGGAAGCGGTATTGCTTGCCATTTTGCGAATATCGGAGTAGAAGTTTTGTTATTGGATATTATTCCAAGGGAACTCAACGATAAAGAAAAAGCTAAGGGCCTTACTTTAGAGGATAACGCTGTTCGAAACAGATTAGTGAACGATTCGCTAGCTTCAGCTTTAAAATCAAAACCATCGCCAATTTACCATCAAAAATTTGCCAGCAGAATTACTACAGGTAACCTTGATGACGATCTTAGCAAAATATCAAAGGTAGATTGGATTATTGAGGTTGTGGTTGAACGGCTTGATATTAAAAAATCGGTCTTTGAAAAAATAGAAAAATACAGAACGCCTGGAACCTTAATTACCAGTAATACTTCTGGTATTCCTATTCATTTTATGAGTGAAGGTCGTAGTGAAGATTTTCAAGAACATTTCTGTGGCACCCACTTTTTTAACCCAGCACGTTATTTAAATCTTTTTGAAATTATACCTGGACCTAAAACATCTCCTGAAGTTTTGGAGTTTCTAAACGGATATGGCGAACAGTTTTTAGGAAAAACATCTGTAATTGCTAAAGACACGCCTGCTTTTATTGGAAATAGAATCGGAATATTTAGTATTCAGAGTCTTTTTCATATGGTGAAAGAAATGGGTATGACCGTGGAAGAAGTCGACAAATTAACAGGTCCTGTTATCGGACGTCCTAAATCAGCCACATTTAGAACCGTAGACGTGGTAGGTTTAGATACTTTAGTACATGTGGCCAATGGCATTGCTGATAATTGTAAAGATGATGAAAAACTAGACTTGTTTAAACTACCTGGTTTCATCAATACCATGGTGGAAAATAAATGGTTAGGAAGTAAAACAGGCCAGGGGTTTTATAAAAAAGAAAGAAAAAAAGACGGTTCAAGTGAAATTTTAACGCTTGACTTAGATACGATGGATTATCGTTCTAATAAAAGAGCCAGCTTCGCGACTTTAGAGCTGACAAAAAGCATTGATAAAGTAGTGGACCGCTTTAAAGTTTTAGTTTCTGGAAAAGATAAAGCAGGTGAATTTTACAGAAAAAGTTTTGCTGCCTTATTTGCTTATGTATCCCATAGAATTCCTGAAATTTCAGACGAGTTATACAAAATTGATGATGCTATGAAAGCAGGTTTTGGCTGGGAGCACGGACCTTTCCAAATCTGGGATGCTATTGGCGTGGAAAAAGGACTTGAAATAATGAAAGCAGAAGGAGAAACTGCTGCCGATTGGGTAACGGAAATGCTATCAAAGGATATCAGTTCTTTTTATACGGTAAAAGAAGGCGCAACTTATTTTTATGATATTCCAAATACATCTTATGCAAAAGTACCAGGACAAGATGCGTTTATCATTCTAGACAATATTAGAAAATCAAAAGAAGTATTTAAAAATAGTGGTGTTGTCGTAGAAGATTTGGGTGATGGTATTTTAAATGTAGAATTCCAATCTAAAATGAATACAATTGGCGGTGATGTATTGGCTGGCCTGAACAAGGCTATCGATATCGCCGAAAAAGATTTTCAAGGATTAGTGGTTGGAAATCAAGCTGCAAATTTCTCTGTTGGTGCCAATATTGGAATGATTTTTATGATGGCTGTGGAGCAAGAATATGACGAATTAAATATGGCCATTAAAATGTTCCAAGATACCATGATGCGTATGCGCTATTCTGCCATACCCACCGTAGCTGCTCCTCACGGGATGGCTTTAGGCGGTGGATGTGAACTTTCATTACATGCAGATAAGGTTGTGGCAGCAGCAGAAACCTATATTGGACTTGTAGAATTTGGAGTTGGTGTTATTCCTGGTGGCGGTGGTTCTAAAGAATTTGCTGTAAGGGCACAAGACCTCTTTCAAAAAGGAGATGTTGAGTTAAACGTTTTACAAGAATATTTCTTGACTATCGGAATGGCAAAAGTATCTACCTCAGCCTATGAGGCTTTTGATTTGGGCATTTTACAACACGGAAAAGACATTGTTGTTGTCAATAAAGACCGTCAAATTGCAACGGCCAAAGCACATGCAAAATTAATGGCAGAAGCAGGCTATACGCAACCTATAAAAAGAAGCGATATTAAAGTGTTAGGAAAACAAGCACTAGGGATGTTTTTGGTAGGCACAGATGCCATGGAAGACAGTAATTACATTAGCGAACACGATAAAAAAATTGCGAATAAATTAGCCTACGTTATGGCGGGTGGAGACCTATCGGAACCAACCTTGGTCAATGAACAGTATTTGTTAGATTTAGAACGCGAAGCTTTCTTATCACTTTGTACCGAGCGTAAAACCTTGGAGAGAATTCAACATATGTTGAAAACTGGAAAACCGCTTCGCAACTAG
- a CDS encoding glycoside hydrolase family 15 protein, with the protein MNNLDYGIIGNCRSAALISKNGSIDWCCLPEFDSSSVFAKLLDDEIGGSFGIDVDDSYEIQQAYDAETAILITSFTSGQNSFELHDFMPRYQNNEGGHFSPPELVRYLKLVSGKPSFKVLYNPKLEYAQGKTTSFIKKDFIASLTHEVKFDTVFLYTSFDKECVVQGNEITLTEDGFFLLTYNEKIFLPTIKNAFMDLERTRIYWLNWSQKTPTYKKFDAQIKRSAITLKLLSYDKTGAVLAAATTSLPETIGEVRNWDYRFCWIRDASMVIKVVSELGHKNVAKRYLQFIIDLIPDKDEKLQIMYGINREKKLTEMTLDHLSGYKGSKPVRIGNAAYEQVQNDIYGILMDVIYELIKQFKTEIQNGEELWGITKGIVWIVEKHWQEADKGIWEFRSEDKHFTFSKVLCWTAIDRAIKVAELLNKQHKIEKWKPLEEQIRKDIMDKAWNQNKQAFTQSYGSEHMDASVLLMESYGFIDAKDPKYVSTVKAVEKDLCNEGLLYRYKNDDDFGAPSSSFTICTFWFINSLFKIGEEEKALKQFEQLLSYSNHLGLFSEDIDFKTKRLLGNFPQAYSHLALIECAINFSNKESEEHILESMGH; encoded by the coding sequence ATGAATAATTTAGATTACGGAATAATAGGTAATTGTAGGAGCGCAGCATTAATTTCTAAAAATGGATCCATAGATTGGTGCTGTTTGCCAGAATTTGATTCTTCCTCGGTTTTTGCCAAATTATTAGATGATGAAATAGGCGGAAGCTTTGGGATTGATGTAGATGATTCTTATGAAATTCAACAGGCTTATGATGCAGAAACCGCTATTTTAATTACCAGCTTTACTTCTGGCCAGAATAGTTTTGAATTGCATGATTTTATGCCCAGATACCAAAACAATGAGGGTGGTCATTTTTCTCCTCCTGAGCTTGTTAGGTATTTGAAATTGGTATCAGGAAAACCTAGTTTTAAGGTGCTCTATAATCCTAAATTAGAATATGCACAGGGTAAAACCACATCTTTTATAAAAAAAGATTTTATTGCTAGTCTTACGCACGAAGTAAAATTCGACACGGTTTTTTTATATACTTCTTTTGATAAAGAGTGTGTAGTTCAGGGGAATGAAATAACACTTACCGAAGACGGTTTTTTTCTGTTAACCTACAACGAAAAGATATTTTTACCGACCATAAAAAATGCCTTTATGGATCTTGAACGTACTCGAATTTATTGGTTAAATTGGTCTCAAAAAACGCCAACCTATAAAAAGTTTGATGCGCAAATTAAAAGGAGTGCTATTACCTTAAAACTATTGAGTTATGATAAAACAGGAGCCGTTTTGGCCGCTGCTACCACGTCATTACCAGAAACCATAGGGGAAGTACGCAATTGGGATTATCGTTTCTGTTGGATTCGCGATGCCTCAATGGTTATAAAAGTAGTCTCAGAACTAGGTCACAAAAACGTGGCAAAACGATATTTACAGTTTATTATAGATTTAATTCCCGATAAGGATGAAAAACTCCAAATCATGTACGGTATCAATCGTGAAAAGAAACTCACTGAGATGACCTTAGACCATTTAAGTGGTTATAAAGGTTCTAAGCCGGTACGTATTGGAAATGCAGCTTACGAGCAAGTCCAGAATGATATTTATGGTATTTTAATGGATGTTATTTATGAACTGATCAAACAATTTAAAACTGAAATTCAAAATGGAGAGGAGCTTTGGGGAATTACCAAAGGAATCGTTTGGATCGTTGAAAAACATTGGCAAGAAGCGGATAAGGGTATTTGGGAATTTCGTTCAGAAGACAAACATTTTACCTTTTCAAAAGTGCTTTGTTGGACCGCGATAGACCGCGCCATTAAGGTAGCTGAGTTGTTGAACAAGCAACATAAAATCGAAAAATGGAAGCCGCTTGAGGAACAAATAAGAAAGGATATTATGGATAAGGCTTGGAATCAAAATAAGCAAGCCTTTACGCAAAGTTACGGATCAGAACATATGGATGCTTCTGTATTATTAATGGAATCGTATGGTTTTATCGATGCAAAAGATCCCAAATATGTGAGTACAGTAAAAGCTGTAGAAAAAGATTTGTGTAATGAAGGCTTGTTATATAGGTATAAAAATGACGATGATTTTGGAGCGCCATCTTCATCGTTTACAATTTGTACTTTTTGGTTTATTAATAGTTTGTTTAAAATAGGAGAAGAAGAGAAGGCTTTAAAACAATTTGAGCAATTATTAAGTTATAGCAACCACTTGGGCTTATTCAGTGAAGACATCGACTTTAAAACCAAACGATTGTTAGGAAACTTTCCACAAGCCTATTCGCACTTAGCCTTAATAGAATGTGCCATCAACTTTTCTAATAAAGAGTCAGAAGAACATATTTTAGAATCGATGGGGCATTAG
- a CDS encoding aminotransferase class I/II-fold pyridoxal phosphate-dependent enzyme yields the protein MKNDLLRTAYSSEEFRKRGHQLVDELAAHLAQTISDKPAKVIDWKSPMEEHEFWTDFLENGKADNVFSETLKHSIHVHNPTYIGHQVTAPLPITAVSSMFSALLNNGMAVYEMGMASTAMERIVTDTLCEKIGFAEDSRGFLTSGGTLANLTALLAARKAKVTDDIWTEGHSASLGIIVSEEAHYCADRAARIMGLGEKGIIKIPATNDFKMNTSFLEETLESAKSNGITVFAIIGSAPSTATGMYDDLEAISSFSKKHNLWFHVDGAHGGAAIFSKKYKYTLKGIENADSVVIDGHKMLMMPAITTALLFKDGANSYTTFSQKADYLLGESEGEDWYNLAKRTFECTKTMMSLHWFTLLKTYGEDIFEEYVTSLYNLGRDFAELIQKDTQFELALEPDSNIVCFRFKPHGIKNEHLNKLNIKIRQELLESGEFYVVQTTLRGVFYLRTTLMNPFTTIAHLTALLKVIKRIGGNIAV from the coding sequence ATGAAAAATGACCTTTTAAGAACAGCCTATTCCTCTGAAGAATTCAGAAAACGTGGTCATCAATTAGTGGATGAATTAGCAGCGCATTTAGCGCAAACTATTTCTGATAAGCCTGCAAAAGTGATCGACTGGAAAAGTCCTATGGAAGAGCATGAGTTTTGGACTGATTTCTTAGAAAATGGAAAAGCGGACAACGTATTTTCAGAAACTTTAAAACATAGCATTCACGTTCACAATCCAACATATATAGGGCACCAAGTAACGGCTCCCTTGCCTATTACGGCAGTTTCTAGCATGTTTAGCGCCCTATTAAACAACGGTATGGCTGTTTATGAAATGGGCATGGCTTCAACAGCTATGGAGCGTATTGTCACCGATACATTGTGTGAAAAAATTGGTTTTGCTGAAGATTCGAGGGGCTTTTTAACTTCAGGAGGCACCTTAGCGAACCTTACAGCCTTATTGGCCGCTCGCAAGGCTAAAGTAACAGATGATATTTGGACAGAAGGGCATTCCGCTTCCTTAGGAATTATAGTCAGCGAAGAAGCTCATTATTGCGCAGACAGGGCCGCAAGAATCATGGGCTTGGGAGAAAAAGGAATTATAAAAATTCCAGCGACGAACGATTTTAAAATGAATACTTCTTTTTTAGAGGAAACCTTAGAAAGCGCTAAATCAAACGGAATTACCGTATTTGCTATTATCGGTAGTGCGCCTTCTACGGCAACGGGAATGTATGATGATTTAGAGGCCATAAGTTCTTTTAGTAAAAAACACAATCTATGGTTTCATGTAGATGGGGCGCACGGTGGGGCAGCGATATTTTCAAAAAAGTATAAATACACTTTGAAAGGAATTGAAAATGCTGATTCTGTTGTCATAGATGGGCATAAAATGTTGATGATGCCTGCGATTACTACAGCGCTTCTTTTTAAAGACGGGGCAAACTCCTATACGACCTTTAGTCAAAAAGCCGACTATTTACTGGGAGAATCAGAAGGAGAAGATTGGTATAATTTAGCCAAACGTACCTTCGAATGTACTAAAACCATGATGAGCTTACATTGGTTTACGCTTTTAAAAACCTACGGTGAGGATATTTTTGAAGAATATGTAACCTCCTTATATAATTTAGGTCGAGATTTTGCAGAGCTTATTCAAAAAGATACACAATTTGAGTTAGCGCTTGAACCAGACTCAAATATTGTATGTTTTAGATTTAAACCTCATGGAATAAAAAACGAGCACCTTAATAAGTTAAACATAAAAATTCGTCAAGAACTCCTAGAAAGTGGTGAATTTTATGTGGTACAAACCACATTAAGAGGTGTTTTTTATTTACGAACAACCCTAATGAATCCCTTTACGACCATAGCGCATTTGACAGCATTGTTGAAGGTAATAAAAAGAATTGGTGGCAATATAGCTGTGTAG